Proteins encoded in a region of the bacterium genome:
- a CDS encoding sigma 54-interacting transcriptional regulator has protein sequence MLQKTDRLSESRSVLEKGHRLAASLGDRLQQCRLSLACGRLETLGGRLARAEELLLEGQALAAQHSFQREATIADEYLGDVLLARGEPDRAIVNYRQGMAKSRAIAAGNDLEGELLRRLGEAHLAAGRLEDAVAASTASLGICEQCGEVYEIGFCHLTLGQAFLRLGDVAASDEHFRLAVTTFHDQKLPHLWCRAVVSWCDARLSSASEPQLLVLRRLLAEAQERVAAGVSDSMLCQVLDRLAGVQVRLGQFDDALLTAFDLERYAGGLDDPRWSDIVLKLRATIERGILRAVGTPEAHFEAISTLPGLFDADDSAVPRNLDAVLVAGMDRVGADSGFIAMVEPGAADGALRVVTRRGLTENLSGQLARWFVSAGTGRERGGISLHTRLGLQDRIVADVPALMTVADSCLFMPIALHDRRFGVLFLGKSGSGATATAFDRSALDFLATYLGFLALFLHEKCRTRGDGTEPTPFAAVESFENIITQNVRMLDVLGLARKVAPSELTVLLNGETGTGKGLLAYSIHALSRRAGQRFLAINCAAIPETLLESELFGHKRGSFTGAHADKKGLLAEAEGGTVFLDEIGKMPFSMQGKLLHFMDTKVVRPVGSNQEFRVDVRVICASKNDLHQLAREGAFLEDLYYRLLDFPLVIPPLRERPDDVELLASHFVARFSRELGIQQPDVDHRFMEGLVRHPWPGNVRELEKTLQRAIVLASGSGTLRLEHLPAEFHASAPRSAAGRGQAASLRDTLAEVECREIRAALQRAGGNKSQAARDLGISYPNLLKKARLYGLQEDA, from the coding sequence GTGCTGCAGAAGACCGACCGCCTGTCCGAATCGCGTTCCGTCCTGGAAAAGGGCCATCGCCTGGCTGCGAGTCTCGGCGACCGTTTGCAGCAGTGTCGCTTGAGCCTGGCCTGCGGGCGCCTCGAGACCCTGGGCGGTCGGCTGGCGCGGGCCGAGGAGTTGCTGCTCGAAGGCCAGGCTCTTGCCGCGCAGCACAGCTTCCAGCGCGAGGCGACGATCGCCGACGAGTATCTGGGCGATGTGCTGCTTGCGCGCGGCGAGCCGGATCGCGCCATCGTCAACTACCGCCAGGGCATGGCGAAGTCGCGGGCCATCGCTGCCGGCAACGACCTCGAAGGCGAACTCTTGCGGCGACTGGGCGAGGCCCATCTTGCCGCCGGCCGCCTCGAGGATGCCGTGGCGGCATCGACCGCGTCGCTCGGCATCTGCGAACAGTGCGGCGAAGTCTACGAGATCGGCTTCTGTCACCTGACCCTCGGTCAGGCTTTCCTGCGTCTGGGCGATGTTGCCGCGTCGGACGAGCACTTCCGCCTCGCGGTGACGACGTTCCACGACCAGAAGCTCCCGCACCTGTGGTGCCGCGCCGTGGTTTCGTGGTGCGATGCCCGGCTGTCGTCGGCGTCCGAACCGCAGCTGCTGGTGCTGCGACGGCTGCTCGCCGAGGCGCAGGAGCGCGTCGCGGCCGGTGTCAGCGACTCCATGCTCTGCCAGGTCCTTGATCGCCTGGCCGGCGTGCAGGTGCGCCTCGGCCAGTTCGATGACGCGCTGTTGACGGCCTTCGACCTGGAACGCTACGCCGGCGGGCTTGACGATCCCCGCTGGTCCGACATCGTCCTCAAGCTGCGCGCGACGATCGAGCGCGGGATCCTGCGTGCCGTGGGCACGCCTGAGGCTCACTTCGAGGCGATCTCGACCCTGCCGGGGCTGTTCGACGCCGATGACAGCGCGGTACCGCGCAATCTCGACGCGGTGCTCGTCGCGGGCATGGATCGCGTGGGCGCGGATTCCGGGTTCATCGCCATGGTGGAACCAGGTGCCGCCGATGGCGCCCTGAGGGTCGTCACGCGGCGCGGTTTGACCGAGAATCTCTCGGGACAGCTGGCACGGTGGTTCGTCAGCGCGGGCACCGGACGCGAACGTGGGGGCATCTCGTTACACACCCGGCTCGGACTGCAGGACCGGATCGTTGCCGACGTTCCGGCACTGATGACTGTCGCCGACAGTTGCCTGTTCATGCCGATCGCACTGCACGACCGCCGATTCGGCGTGCTCTTCCTCGGCAAGTCGGGTTCGGGCGCCACGGCCACGGCCTTCGACCGTTCGGCCCTGGACTTCCTGGCCACCTACCTTGGCTTCCTGGCGCTGTTCCTGCACGAGAAATGCCGGACGCGCGGCGATGGCACGGAGCCGACGCCGTTCGCGGCCGTCGAGAGCTTCGAGAACATCATCACGCAGAACGTGCGCATGCTCGACGTGCTCGGGCTGGCGCGCAAGGTCGCCCCCAGCGAGTTGACGGTACTGCTGAACGGCGAAACCGGTACGGGCAAGGGCCTCCTGGCCTACTCGATCCACGCGCTCAGCCGTCGCGCGGGCCAGCGGTTCCTGGCCATCAATTGTGCCGCGATTCCCGAGACCCTTCTCGAGAGCGAGCTGTTCGGCCACAAGCGCGGCAGTTTCACCGGGGCCCACGCCGACAAGAAGGGCCTGCTTGCCGAGGCCGAGGGCGGCACCGTGTTCCTGGACGAGATCGGCAAGATGCCGTTCAGCATGCAGGGCAAGCTGTTGCACTTCATGGATACCAAGGTCGTGCGGCCCGTCGGCTCGAACCAGGAGTTCCGCGTCGACGTTCGCGTGATCTGCGCCTCGAAGAACGACCTGCACCAACTGGCGCGTGAAGGCGCCTTCCTCGAGGATCTCTACTACCGGCTGCTCGATTTCCCGCTGGTCATCCCGCCGTTGCGGGAGCGCCCGGATGATGTCGAGTTGCTGGCCTCGCATTTCGTGGCGCGGTTCAGCCGGGAGCTCGGTATCCAGCAGCCGGATGTCGACCACCGCTTCATGGAAGGCCTTGTGCGCCATCCCTGGCCGGGCAACGTGCGTGAGCTCGAGAAGACGCTGCAGCGCGCCATCGTCCTCGCCAGCGGTTCCGGGACCTTGCGCCTGGAGCACCTGCCGGCCGAATTCCACGCCAGCGCCCCCCGCTCCGCGGCCGGGCGCGGGCAGGCGGCCTCCCTGCGTGACACGCTGGCCGAAGTCGAATGCCGCGAAATCCGGGCAGCCTTGCAGCGTGCCGGCGGCAACAAGTCGCAGGCCGCTCGCGATCTGGGCATCAGCTATCCCAACCTGCTGAAGAAGGCGCGCCTGTACGGCCTGCAGGAAGACGCCTGA